From a single Phocoena sinus isolate mPhoSin1 chromosome 1, mPhoSin1.pri, whole genome shotgun sequence genomic region:
- the C2CD4D gene encoding C2 calcium-dependent domain-containing protein 4D — translation MWLLKKAGYWVGAAEPRARWAPSGLFPKRRTPCPLARACPNVLTPDRIPQFFIPPRLPDPGGAELLSGRDVDGRGLPEACSLPHLAGREGWAFLPESPHTRRRESLFHSPPPAPAGGLPPAQSRLHVSSPDLRLCRAPDSDTASSPDSSPFGSPRPGPGRPRPPRPRSLSPEEASSADTSLYAPRRAGPPTPPLFHLDFLCRQLRPAKESVLRLEPLGGQLRLSAEYQAWPGRLRLRLVSAEGLPGSRAGPRSGGGGCCVVLRLRPRARARGQRSRVVKCSANPIFNEDFFFDGLGPPDLAAHSLRAKVLDRGAGFRRDVLLGECETPLTALLPTLRGGLGPGASLAPAHLSL, via the coding sequence atgTGGCTCTTGAAGAAAGCTGGCTACTGGGTGGGGGCCGCGGAGCCCAGGGCCCGGTGGGCGCCCTCCGGCCTGTTTCCTAAGCGCCGCACCCCGTGCCCGCTGGCTCGCGCCTGCCCCAACGTCCTCACCCCCGATCGCATTCCGCAGTTCTTCATCCCGCCTCGGCTCCCCGACCCAGGCGGCGCCGAGCTCCTCAGCGGGCGCGACGTGGACGGCCGCGGCCTCCCCGAGGCCTGTTCGCTGCCGCACTTGGCAGGCCGCGAAGGTTGGGCCTTCCTGCCCGAAAGCCCGCACACGCGCCGGCGCGAGTCCCTGTTCCACTCGCCGCCGCCCGCCCCGGCCGGGGGGCTGCCCCCCGCGCAGTCCAGGCTGCACGTCTCCTCCCCGGACCTGCGCCTCTGCCGGGCCCCCGACAGCGACACGGCCTCGTCGCCCGACTCGTCGCCCTTTGGCTCGCCGCGGCCAGGCCCCGGCCGGCCCCGGCCGCCCAGGCCGCGCTCGCTGTCCCCGGAGGAGGCGAGCTCGGCCGACACCAGCCTGTACGCGCCGCGCCGAGCGGGGCCGCCCACGCCGCCGCTCTTCCACCTCGACTTCTTGTGCCGCCAGCTGCGGCCGGCCAAGGAGAGCGTGCTGCGCCTCGAGCCCCTGGGCGGGCAGCTGCGGCTATCCGCCGAGTACCAGGCCTGGCCCGGGCGGCTGCGGCTGCGCCTAGTGAGCGCCGAGGGCCTGCCCGGGTCGCGGGCTGGCCCcaggagcggcggcggcggctgctgcgTGGTGCTGAGGCTGCGGCCGCGCGCCCGGGCGCGGGGCCAGCGGAGCCGCGTGGTCAAATGCAGCGCCAACCCCATCTTCAATGAGGACTTTTTCTTCGACGGGCTCGGCCCGCCTGACCTGGCCGCCCACAGTCTGAGGGCCAAGGTGCTGGACAGGGGAGCAGGCTTCCGCAGGGACGTGCTGCTGGGGGAGTGTGAGACGCCCCTGACTGCCCTGCTGCCCACCCTGCGTGGTGGGCTAGGTCCCGGAGCCTCCCTGGCGCCTGCCCATCTCAGCCTGTAG